The sequence AGGGTTATTtccaattaaaaatatatttttaattttaattttacaatctAAATTTTGTACACcaatttttttatgtatattataataaaattgactaataaaatatataaaaataaaactatatacTTATTCGGGTACGAAGACGGGTATTAAGTCCCCGCGGGTATGGGGACGGGAAATCTCCGATAAAAAAATAACGGAAAATGAGGTGGGTATGGGGTTGGGTTTTGTATTCGGGGACGGGGATGGGGGAGGTATCCCCATCCCCGACCCGCTCTATTGTCATCCTTACACCATAGATCTCCGCTCCGGCACGGCTGCGGCGACGAGAATATGTTTAAGCGGCGAGAAAGCGAACATGGCATGAGAGGTTTAAGGAGAGAGAAAACTAATggcctttatttatttattatttttaaaataaataaataagaagaagaagaaaggattgatttattattattttatttttaaaaagaagCGAATTTTAcaaatcatgatttttttatCGTAATTTTTTCATTGCAATAATgtcgggttttttttttttttatgagaaaccaaCCGGTTCCATCCCCACATacccttttttatttattatattttagtgTTAACCGAAAAGTAGACATGTCATTTGTCAAAGTGGATTAGACTCTCTGTAGGTCTTTCCTGCCCCGTATGTATACATACGGGCTGGCTAAATTTTAAGATCCGAAAATCCACATATTCAATCATAAAACTTttgaatgaaaatatttttataaaaaccaCCATGAAGCTTTGCACGACAACAATCTTCATAAATCATCAGAAATTCAAGGCGTTGAAAAAGAGTTGGGATTCTTGGAGAAAAGGGTTGACAAATTTCTTTGACCAATTTGCTAGGCTGCTTCTcgaaaaaatgaaagaaaagtaGAGAACTTTttgtgtgatttttttttcttctaagCTTTGCTCTTTTATTTATAGGCATCCAAAAGAAGTTTAAGATAGAACAAGATCTTGATATTCAAAGTTGAATGAAAATTTCTTATCTCATGGGATTTAATTTCATCTAAATCTTGATCACTTATCTTATTTACGGTAAACTAATTAActcacaaaataaaaaaagtcCTCACCTTATCTTAGGAAATTTTCGATTTTTATAGGTGGCGATACGCCAATTCGAAATCACAGCCCGCTAATGGAGCTGGTAGAAAGTTCAACAGAAGGCGTCCAGATCTTGCCAAGATAAACACTGATCATTCCAAGGACGACAATTGTGTGAAGGAGGTCAGTTCACCGGGGGGTAGGGCGACATTTAAGACAGTTCCTGCTGAAGTGTCTCCACTGAAACAAGCTACCTTATATACGATTGATGGTTCAAGTAAAGCGCATGCAAAAATTTTGACGTCCAGAAGTCCTGCATCAGTGACCAAAACTTCTCCAGTTCCTTCCACTCTCATAGCGTCAAAATAATTGTCATGCAAAGAAGTAGCCTTGGCAACACAGGGCACTGTTCTAAAGCCCTTAGTGGAGAAAATAGAAGAATCAAGTGATGAATAATCTGACAACCAGTTGTCCATTAGTTCGAAAGAGACAACACAACAGGATGGAAGGGCAGGAGCTTCTGTAGAAGACTCGTTGCCAGATCCCCAAAACGCAGATGGTGACAGTGAAAGTGAAGTTATTGAAGCTAGATCCGAGTTGGCAAATTCTTGTTCAGATAATGAAGATATTTCATGTCCAAGCAATCGGGAGACTTCGGTAGAAAAAAATGGAAGCAAGCTTTCGGCTTCTGCCGAACCATTCAGTACAGGTTCCTACTCTTTGACGCACACATTACACTCCACTTCTGCAATTAGTGTCTATGACGTAGTGGCCAGCCAAGGTCCACTCACAGAGCCAATGGGGCTTCAATCATTTGCTGTTAGAATTCCTTGTGGTCCAAGATCGCCGATGTATCGTAGAGCAAGCCATGCTTTCTGGGTCAGACATGGATTCCCAAGTTACCAAATCCCATTTTTTGAATTAAACTGCTTTACCATGAATCCAAATGCACCTGCATTTGTTCGTAGAAATGCATGGCAAATTAATGTCGCTACTAAAGGTTCAAAACTTGGCAATGATACCAATTCATTTGACAAAATCGTGCATACAGGTTCTGGAGGAGAGAATCTCGCCGAAGAAGTAATTGAAAGGTCCAAGAAAAAAGGTTCCGACACGGTGAAGGCAGAGTTAGCAAGGCAGATTCTTCTAAGCTTCATAATAAAATCAGTACAGAATCCTCCTGAACCCACTAGCAATATCACTGCTCCTATTAGTGACATGAAGAATGAATATTCTAGTGATTCTGCCGAAGCAATTGCAAATGACAGTGCAATCATAAAGATATTTGATGGGAATGACAGAAATGCTCATCAAATCAAAGATGTAAATAAGAACAAGACAAGTGACAGCGAAGAGTTTACACTTGTAACAAAACGCAGAAAAAACCGGCAGCAACTCCCTAATGGTGTGCATGGCTTGTACAGTCGGAAATCAATCTGTGCTTCTGTGAGGTGAAAGAGAGGACACCGAAAGATTGAGACGATCATTCTATGCTGAAAGAACGTGTTCTACACATCTTTTAGATTTGTTTCCTATTTGCAATCAAATTCTATTTTTAGAGTTTTGCCTTTATTAGACATGTTTTAAAATAGGTGATAAATATTATCTTTTCATGgaaatatttgatttctaaTAATATTTTCACTAGTAGAATTTTCGCTTTTTACTTCGCCATTATTTACTTCGCCAATTAATAATTCCGAAGTAAAATGTGACAATCAACTTCGCTAATAACACGAACGAAGTAAAAACGCACCTTCTACTTCGGTACTTAAAAAACCCGGGCTTCACTAATAATTTTGGATAGTATTTTACTTCAGCATACtataattgatgaagtaaaaagtaataaattaaaatttttaattataattgatGCAGTAAAAGGATGAACcggattaaaaatattaactcCAATGACTTTTCTTTCTAACTTTTTCAACACTTGGTAAAATATCATCACAAAACACGATCGATCCCCTTTCTTCTTCATTGCGGGAAAAGAAACCCTGCTCGATCCCTTTCTCTTCTTCAGCCGCCCACCATCAACCACCGCCGGGAACCGACGCCAACGCCACATTTCGAAAGCAAAAGGTCTGAATCTCTCTGTTTTGGTTTCAATTTAGGGTTTACATGTTTTGGAAGatgttttctttcttctttttttacaTGAATACGATGCCCTTTTTTGAACATAAATTTGGGTTTTCCTTTTTTCTTTGCGTTTTACTTGTCTTTCGATCCAGAAAACTACAAAGATATGCCAAtgtttccttttttttaaacGTCAATTGGGTTTCTCTGTTGATTCGAGTTTTAAATATTCTTCTAGTTCATCAAGCTATCTTTTGTGTTATATCTCACGCAATTCCCTCCCGAGTTTTATGCTAAAGGTTTCAGCTTTTTTATCAGAAAATCCCAAACAGTGTTGGTAGAGTCTGTAGTGATCAGTGGATGAAGGGGTGGGGTGGGTTTCAAAATCTTTGGGGTCTTGGATATGATATGGGTATGAGAAAGTAGCCTGCCCAGGTTATCTTTATCCTTTGGAAATGGGTTTTTAGTGTTTTTATGTTTCCTTCCGGTTCTTTAATTTACACATGCACGCAAACACAAGCATTAAAAATCTCCCTTCTTCTGCTGCCTCTGCACAGACACAACAAAATGAGTTAAAGAAAGGAACTCACTGATGAATATTGAGAAGAGAGAGAGAGTTTTTTGCAGAGTGCACGCTGTGTTTTGCAGGGGAGAAAGAGACACCACTATGTGTGTGTGTTCATGGAAGGGGCAAGATTGAGTGTATTTATTTTAGAGGGTTATCGAGCAAAAGCTTTTACCTTCCAAATGAAAACTCTCGCCCTTTTTTTCTTGCACTGACACTGAGCCACTGCCATTTACTGGCAAACTagaaagagagagagaaagaAAGAGTGAAGCAAAGCTTTGTTGCTTATGTTATAGATCAGAAGCTAAGGAAAGGGGCAAAGGTTAAAAACAGTGGGAGATGAAAGATCAAATCGAGGTGTAATTTGAGTGTTTGTATTTGTAGTGACAGATGATAAGGGAGAAGAAGTAGTGTTTGGTTTCCGGGGCAAGAAATCACCATTCCTATGCTATTCTGCTGATATACATAAATCAATCATCTCGTATTTGAGCTATATATATTTCTCCACTcactaattatataatttattcttGCCTACATTTTGCCTGCCCTACCATTCCATTCCTACAGAAGCTTGAGTAATAATATATACAGAAGcttctaaaatccttaacaaGAGACATTGATAAATGAATCGTGCGCACCACAGTACTTGATATATATACTTGATGTTGTAGTAGCACTTGTCCTTTTGTTTTTGGAGGAAAATGATATCCATTGCGATTTAACATGTTTTTATTGTGCTGTATTTGGATGAGAATACTTTAGTTAATTAACAAAAATGATAAATAGAAAAACAAAGTATAAATTCTATAGTTGGATATTTTCATGCTAGAAATCTTTGCAAATTTGTTGAAATAAATTTAGCTggtatacaatatatatagcTGAACTTGAAAGTAGCATCCTAGCTCTACTCGCTCGCACCTGGATCTAACAAATCTGAACATGGATTCTTGCACTACACATTCGACAAGTTCTTTGATGGAATCTGATTTTTACTTTCTGGAATTTTATGCAGTGGAGCGCTAAGTTCTTAAGAGAGAAGTTAAAAGACTACGAAACTTGTATAAGCAGGAAACTTCACTGCTGCAACAACAACAGGTATTTTGTGCTTTTTACTTCGTCACATTTTACTTTGCCAATTAGTAATTGCGAAGTAAAATATAACAATCGACGGCGGTAATAATAGGGACGAGGTAAAAATGCACCTTTGGTATTATTTTGAACCACGAGGTAAAAACTTCACTGCCGCAAAAACCCACTTgaatcaaaaaaattttttgaacCACACGGAACTTTGGTATTCTGGAGTTATATCCAtgaatcttttttattttttaaaaaactgtaTCATAATTTGCTTGCTTTGTAACTATTTAAAAATCTGGAGCCAAAAaatttttggttcaataatcaTGTTTTATCGATTTCTAGCCATTGTGGTTTGATATAACATTGTACATACGTATCAGTACTTTGCTTCAAACTGATTGTTCGTGTTCATGCTGTTTTGGCTATCACAAATAAGCAACTTCCGGGGTTCTTACTATGTTTTTTTAATATCTCTATTCACCACATGGATTTTATCAATGGAATTCTAAAATTCATTCTTTGGGTTCATATGTTAATCCAGATTTTTCGGGGTTCAGCGTTCAAGCTGTTGCAAAAATTTACTTCCTAAACACAAACAGTGGTATATTGATATATAACTTCTTAattcttttattcaaaacatactgaaaagaaaaagtcACAAAATTTTGCAACTGTGGTTAATCACATGTTGACAACAAAATTTCTGGTGCATATCGTGTTTCTCACGGATCATTTAACATTTAGTTGTTTTTTAATATACAATTACTATTTTATGGTGGGAAAAATTCTCTCAATTGAGATACTGGTGATCCTATTGAAATAATCAGAAAGCTTCTACTATCTCACGATATAGCCACTGAAAAAGAATTGAAGGTAATATAGCTATATATCTTTAAATCATGCATGAGAAACTGAACAGAAAATAAAATCTATTATGTATCTGTGACTTACTGAATTTGTTGGTACTTTagcttgaaaaaataaaaaatgatgacTTGATGAGGCTACGAAGCCGCACCGCACCTATGACAGTTTTTTCACAGCGATGCTCCTAGGAAACAAGAAAACCATTTCACTTGCTAGAAATCTTTACAAATTTGCTGAAATAAATTTAGCTGGTATACAATATATATTGCTGAACTTGAAAGTAGCATACTAGCTCTTCTCGCTCGTACCTGAATCTAACAAATCTGAACATGGATTCTTGCACTACACATTTAACAAGTTTTTATGGAATCTGATTTTAACTTTCTGGATGCTTTTGTAGTGGAGCATTAAGGGCTCAAAAGAGAATTTAAAAGACTACGAAACTTGTATAAGCAGCAAACTTCACTGCCGCAACAAAATCAGGTATTTTTAGAACTTGTTCTGCTTTGGTGGAGTTTTAATGTGCTTTGAAATTAAACCTGATCGCATATTTTATCCCTGtgctttcaatattttgattatatgatgATTCATTGTTTGCGTCAGGAATTTCATTTTTTATGATACTGAATCCATCCAAATTAAAGGACAATGTGTCTttcactattttttattttttaaatcaatgTTGCAATATTTAATctatttattgtattttaatCGAATATAATTTCACAATTTATATTGGTTGGAGAGTCGCAGTAACTAGTGTTTGAAGTGAAAATCACTAAATGATTGTCatgtaattaaaatttttaattatgttttattataacttatctttatttaattctttgTTGAAGGTAAGTTGTTAATTATGGATAAATCTTGGATTCACTCTGATAGAAGGTCGAAACAATATGAGGAGGGTGTGGAACAGTTCATTAGCGGTTGTTTACAAAATCCCCATATTGACTCGAATTTAATTCATTGTCCTTGTTGCAAATGTAAAAATCTGAAGAAAGGACCGATTACGTCCATTCGAGAGCATCTTTATTTCCATGGTTTTAGTCAGAATTATATGACTTGGATTTGGCATGGCGAGTCTGCCGAAAATGATAGAATGAATTTAAGCACCAACCAGGAGCCAATTGGTGATTATAATGACGACTTTGAAACCACTAATATGTGTGAGGCAGCATATGATAATTATACAGAAAATCCAGAAGCGTTTATGAAATTTTTGGAGGAAGCAGAGAAACCTTTGTACAATGGATGTACACGTTACACAAAGTTGAGTGCACTTGTAAAATTATACAACACCAAAGCAAGGCATGGGATGAGTGATGCTTTATTTTCAGATCTACTAACGGATTTTGGGGATATGCTGCCAGATAATCACAATCTACCATCCTCAACGTATGATGCAAAAAAGACGTTGAGTTGTCTGTCGTTGAGTCATGAAAAGATCCATGCTTGTTCCAATGATTGCATTCTTTATAGGAAACAATATAAGGACTGTGTAAGTTGCCCTAAATGTGGATCGTCGCGTTGGAAGCTAAACAAGAAGAACATTGAGAAGAAAGGTATTCCTGCCAaggtgatgtggtatttcccTCCCATACCAAGATTTAAGCGCATGTTCAAATCTTTAGAGACATCAAAGAATTTAACTTGGCATGCAGAAACCACAAGAGTTGCTGGTCAGTTACGTCATCCATCTGATTCCCCATCTTGGAGGTTGGTGGATCATATGTGGCCCGACTTCGAAAGTGAACCAAGAAATCTTCGCCTAGCACTTGCAGCTGATGGCATTAATCCTCATAGCAATCTTAGTAGTCGGTATAGCTGCTGGCCAGTCATGTTGACCACCTATAATCTTCCTCCAAGCATGTGTATGAAGAGGAAATTCATCATGCTAACTATGCTCATTTCAGGGCCTAAACAACCAggaaatgatatagatgtttacCTCGAGGTGCTAGTTGAAGATTTGCAACGATTGTGGGAAGGAGTTGATGGCGTTTATGATGCTTATCGAAGACAGTTTTTCACCTTTAAAGCAGTCTTATTATGGACCATTAATGATTTTCCTGCCTATGGTAACCTTAGTGGATGCACTACACATGGTTATTATGCATGTCCAGTATGCGGAGAAGATACTTGTGCAAATCATTTGGAAAATGGGAAGAAAATGTCATTTGTTGGTCATAGACGTTTCCTACCAATGTTTCATCCCTATCAAAGGCAAACTAAGGAATTCAATGGCATGGAAGAACATGGAGAAAAATCCACACCATTATCTGGGGTTGCCTTGTTTGACAAACTTGCGGACATAAGATGTGATTTTGGAAAGAAGGTCAGTGTGAAAggtaaaaagagaaaaaaatcaaAGGAGAATAATGTGGAAGACAGcaaagaagaaaaatatttaggggaaacagattttaaaaaatgttggAAGAAAAAGTCAATTTTTTTCAATCTTCCTTATTGGAAACATCTTCATGTTAGGCATTGTCTCGATGTGATGCACATAGAGAAAAATGTCTTTGAATCCCTCATTAATACTTTGATGAATGTTAAAGGAAAATCTAAGGACAATCTGGCAGCTAGGCTGGACATGCTTCAAATGGGAGTTAGGCCTGAATTGACACCTAAATTTGGAGAAAAAAGAACATATCTCCCTCTTGCTGCATGCTCATTCACAAAAAAAGAGAAGTTACAAGTGTGTCAATCATTAATGGATATAAAAGTTCCAGAAGGTTACTCATCGAACACGAAGAATCTTGTGTGCTTGTCTGAGCTGAAGTTGACTGGCTTGAAATCCCATGATTGCCATGTTCTAATGCAGCAACTCCTACCAATACTCATTCGTGATGCGTTGCCAAAACATGTTAGATACGCCATCATAAGATTATGTTTTTTCTTCAAAGATATTTGTTGCAAGGTTATAGATGTAGCCAAGTTAGATAAGCTGCAATCTGACTTCGTTGTTACACTTTGCTTATTGGAGCAGTATTTTCCCCCATCTTTCTTCGACATTATGGTGCACTTAACAATCCACCTTGTTCGAGAAGTCCGATTATGTGGACCTGTCTACTTTCGTTGGATGTATCCATTCGAAAGATGCATGAAGGTGTTTAAGAGTTATTTTGGCAGTCGAAAATATCCTGAAGGTtgcattgttaagagatattcaGCGGAAGAAGCAATTGAGTTTTGTTCTGAATACCTCAACGGACTTGATCCTGTTGGGGTCCCTCAATCAAACCGAGACCCCAAATCCAATGTTCCTGGATTTTTAGCATGCAAAACACCAATTGTAGTGCCGCAAAGTGATATGCAACAAGCACATTTGACTGTTCTGGAAAATACAGAAGAAGTATCTCCCTACATAATGTAAGTTCAACTCATTAATATATAATTCTGCACATTTGTGACtatcaaaatatgtttattaaaaaatattatacataATATTTCCACAGTGAACATAAAACCTTTTTGAAGTCCATGTTTCCGAAAAAAGAGAAAGATGAAAAATGGATACAAGATGCTCACAATAAGAGGTTCATTGACTGGTTTCGCGCAAAGGTTAGTtagatgaaaaaatatttattaaagaatTTGCGGTGAGCATGTTTTATCTAGTATTTTAATCACTCTTTTCTAATTGAATACATGTTAGGTGGCTGCTGAAATAGATAGTTGCAATGGTGGAACGACATCGACATTGACATGGCTAGCTCATGGACCACGCCCGCAAGTCATTAAGTACAGTAGTTATGTGATAAATGGCAACTTATACCAAACAAAGGCGCGGGATGATGATAGAGTTTGCCAAAACAGTGGGGTTTCTCTAGTTGCCAGCACCATGCTTGTCTGTAGTGCCAAAGATAAAAATCCATTGATTGCTGATGTGTCTTTTTATGGAGTAATTGAAGAAATATGGGAATTAGACTATCATCAATTTCAAGTTCCTCTTTTCAAGTGCGCTTGGGTTGCAAATGATAAGGGAGTAATAAACAACGATGAATGTGGCTTCACTTTGGTCAACATGAACAAAAGAGGGCACAAGAATGATGAATTTTCCCTTGCAAGTCAAGTCAATCAAGTTTTTTATATTGATGACCCATCAAAAAAAGGATGGTCAATTGTGCTCCCAGTGCCAAATAGGTGCTATGAGGGGGAGGATGATGGTTGGAATAGTATTCCAGAGTCTCGACCAATTGATGATGTTGAGACTCATGATATACCTATTCACGAAAGATACTTTAGAGTGGAAAACGAGGGTGTCTGGGAAACGAACAAGAAAAAATGATGTTTTGTACTTTATGTCATGTTTTGTTATGGATAAGCAAAGACACTTTATGTGTTGTAAAAACATATGTTATGACCCgtttattagtattattattattgttgttattatttatttattttttcttattgttattatttgtcTTTTGAATTCTTGTTATTATTTATGACATTTGtgttatcattattatttaacGTTTGTTTTCAAAACATTTATGCAGTGTTAAACATATATAATGAGTCAaagaaaacataaaaagaaaGTTTTAGTTGAGCAGCTTCAAGAATTAGATGCTGATGAAAATCATGGAGATGAAGAGGAACTTGGGCTTACTGATGGAGAAGCACATCATGTAAATATTCAAAAGAAGCGAGGCCCTACATTGATGGCTAAAGTAAGTACAGCTGCAAGATGGGGAAAAAAAACGAAGATCGATTATGATGATATGGGGCGGCCAGCATACAATGCAAATGGTAGGGCACTACAATCATACATTGGATCCATTGCTAGATCTATGGTGCCAATCAATATAAAATCGTGGCCTGATGTTCCAGAAAACATCAAACAAAAAGTGTGGGAAGAGATCTCGGTGAGTTCAAGATTTTATTTCAATAATGGCATTACAATCTTGCTTGATTATCCATAAGCTGACTTTAGTTGTTCGCCCTTTATAATTGGACCATAACTATTTTGTTATGTTGCCTTTTTTCCTCCTTTATTTCTGATTTTGTTAAGAATAATTTAGTCTGATAGCTTAAggaaaatatgaaaattaattgcATCCATTCATTATACTTTGTCATTCTGACATTTTGAAAGTTATGCATTACACAATTCTTGTTGTAATCTTAGGCATGATATGTGTATGCTTCTACTTTGTACTCGGTCAGtgatgattgattatttttggAACTTCTTTATTACTAAAATAATGATAGTGTAGCATGTTTTTTTATGATTAGATCCAGCTAACCAATTCTGAAAAATAGTAAAACTTTAAATTGTTTCAACCTTAATTACCTATTTGATGAACATTTCTTATTTTATTGTACAGTTTCACCTAATGGTATATATCATatgaaataaaatccaacaTTTTCTGTTGCAGAATGTCTTCGAGGTAGCGCCAGAAAGTCAGTCTTCGGTGATGAGTTCAGCAGCTCAGAAATGGCGAGATTTCAAAAACAAATTGACCAGCAGATTTGTTTGGCCTAACAGAGATAATCCTGAAAAATTGATTTCTCCGCCTAGTCAGTATCAACTCCCAATAGCAGATTGGAAGGAATTTGTGAATGCGAGACTAGATCCATCATGGGAGGTACTTTGATGACAATTTTCATgtttcttttaaaaattattaattccaTACTTAAACTTATGAACAAAATGATTTAGGCTACTCACGAAAAGCAAAAAGAACGAACAATGCACTGTAGATATCACCACAAAATGTCTCGAAAGGGTTACATCGGATTGGAGGCTGAACTGGTAAGCTATGCATCATTCTATTTTTCATTTTCAGAAAGTAATTAATGTTCGTAAGATGAAAATTTTGGGATTGTAGAGGGAGAAAAACATAATTGCTGAAGACGAAGTAGTTGATAGATCGATTCTTTGGCGAAAAGCTCGTGAAGACAAATCTGGAATCATTACGAGTCCGGACACATCAGAAGTTGCTGAAAAAATTGTAAATGTTTAGTTTTATCAATCACCATATTCCCtagatatattaaattttttcgaTTGATTTTTTATGTCTCATTTGTAGGATGACTTATTGGAGAAAAAGGAAAAAGGAGAATTCAAGGTTTTTGGAATGAATGATGTTTTAACCACTGCCTTAGGAAGTCAGGAA comes from Henckelia pumila isolate YLH828 chromosome 4, ASM3356847v2, whole genome shotgun sequence and encodes:
- the LOC140862016 gene encoding uncharacterized protein, whose translation is MDKSWIHSDRRSKQYEEGVEQFISGCLQNPHIDSNLIHCPCCKCKNLKKGPITSIREHLYFHGFSQNYMTWIWHGESAENDRMNLSTNQEPIGDYNDDFETTNMCEAAYDNYTENPEAFMKFLEEAEKPLYNGCTRYTKLSALVKLYNTKARHGMSDALFSDLLTDFGDMLPDNHNLPSSTYDAKKTLSCLSLSHEKIHACSNDCILYRKQYKDCVSCPKCGSSRWKLNKKNIEKKGIPAKVMWYFPPIPRFKRMFKSLETSKNLTWHAETTRVAGQLRHPSDSPSWRLVDHMWPDFESEPRNLRLALAADGINPHSNLSSRYSCWPVMLTTYNLPPSMCMKRKFIMLTMLISGPKQPGNDIDVYLEVLVEDLQRLWEGVDGVYDAYRRQFFTFKAVLLWTINDFPAYGNLSGCTTHGYYACPVCGEDTCANHLENGKKMSFVGHRRFLPMFHPYQRQTKEFNGMEEHGEKSTPLSGVALFDKLADIRCDFGKKVSVKGKKRKKSKENNVEDSKEEKYLGETDFKKCWKKKSIFFNLPYWKHLHVRHCLDVMHIEKNVFESLINTLMNVKGKSKDNLAARLDMLQMGVRPELTPKFGEKRTYLPLAACSFTKKEKLQVCQSLMDIKVPEGYSSNTKNLVCLSELKLTGLKSHDCHVLMQQLLPILIRDALPKHVRYAIIRLCFFFKDICCKVIDVAKLDKLQSDFVVTLCLLEQYFPPSFFDIMVHLTIHLVREVRLCGPVYFRWMYPFERCMKVFKSYFGSRKYPEGCIVKRYSAEEAIEFCSEYLNGLDPVGVPQSNRDPKSNVPGFLACKTPIVVPQSDMQQAHLTVLENTEEVSPYIIEHKTFLKSMFPKKEKDEKWIQDAHNKRFIDWFRAKVAAEIDSCNGGTTSTLTWLAHGPRPQVIKYSSYVINGNLYQTKARDDDRVCQNSGVSLVASTMLVCSAKDKNPLIADVSFYGVIEEIWELDYHQFQVPLFKCAWVANDKGVINNDECGFTLVNMNKRGHKNDEFSLASQVNQVFYIDDPSKKGWSIVLPVPNRCYEGEDDGWNSIPESRPIDDVETHDIPIHERYFRVENEGVWETNKKK